In Aminobacterium sp. MB27-C1, a single genomic region encodes these proteins:
- the mnmA gene encoding tRNA 2-thiouridine(34) synthase MnmA codes for MKKVLVGMSGGIDSAVTSLLLKKEGYDITGLFLTLSGPDDSSAQQQAKELAQKLNIDFEIFDGRNFFSNNVITEILSEYQEGRTPNPCVLCNPSVKFKLLFSVAKERGIPYVATGHYAQIVKNGDKYCISRGVDERKDQSYMLYRLPQEWLPFIIFPLGSLRKTDVRELAKQSFPSWIVQKQESQDVCFAPQGLADFLMGRLDRRTCRSGSIVDEKGRTIGEHQGLWRYTIGQRKGLGLPNGPWFVIAKDMKKNVLHVSRNNDISLLRIRCQNPVFHCTMNNETVYMAEHRYRTHPFPVVLERQTEEFFEVRSLEKGGPVVAPGQSLVLYNKNIVCGGGIIISSEEVPHVSE; via the coding sequence GTGAAAAAGGTACTTGTAGGCATGAGTGGCGGTATTGATAGTGCCGTTACATCCTTACTTCTCAAAAAAGAAGGATACGATATAACCGGCCTCTTTTTAACTCTTTCGGGGCCAGATGATTCTAGTGCGCAACAACAAGCGAAAGAGCTTGCTCAGAAGCTGAACATTGATTTTGAGATTTTTGATGGAAGGAATTTTTTTTCAAACAATGTCATAACTGAGATCCTTTCTGAATATCAGGAAGGGCGAACTCCCAATCCCTGCGTATTATGTAATCCTTCTGTAAAGTTCAAACTTCTTTTCTCTGTTGCAAAAGAGAGAGGGATTCCGTATGTAGCAACGGGTCATTATGCGCAAATAGTGAAGAATGGCGATAAATATTGCATCTCGCGCGGAGTTGATGAGAGAAAAGATCAAAGTTATATGTTATATCGTCTTCCTCAAGAATGGTTGCCTTTTATTATCTTCCCATTAGGGTCTTTGCGAAAGACGGATGTTCGAGAATTAGCGAAACAAAGTTTTCCTTCGTGGATTGTTCAGAAACAAGAAAGTCAGGACGTGTGTTTTGCTCCCCAAGGGTTGGCTGATTTTTTAATGGGTCGTTTAGACCGTCGAACATGCAGATCTGGTTCTATAGTTGATGAAAAGGGAAGAACAATTGGCGAACATCAAGGTCTTTGGCGTTATACTATAGGGCAACGTAAAGGGTTGGGATTGCCTAACGGACCTTGGTTTGTTATAGCTAAAGATATGAAGAAAAATGTTTTACATGTTTCCCGTAACAACGATATATCTTTATTGCGAATACGTTGCCAAAATCCTGTTTTCCATTGCACAATGAATAATGAAACAGTTTATATGGCGGAGCACAGATATCGAACTCATCCATTCCCTGTAGTTTTAGAAAGGCAGACTGAAGAGTTTTTCGAAGTTCGATCTTTAGAAAAGGGAGGACCAGTTGTGGCTCCAGGACAATCTTTAGTTTTGTATAATAAAAATATTGTATGTGGTGGTGGAATTATTATTTCATCAGAGGAGGTGCCCCATGTCAGTGAATAA
- a CDS encoding Lon protease family protein, translated as MSVNNMYKLPLEKLRKRTDISALSFKTTEEIECLEKFIGQERAVRAISFGLAVDSKGYNIFVLGNPGSGRTTYSLERLRESAKEKAAPDDWIYVYNFDDPSRPLAINLPAGKGKEMGAAFNELLGELKVAISKAFEKSQYEDAKAQLVKNFQEQVNTLMEDVRAWATEKDFSLKRTPQGFVNIPLIEETSEEGETTKRELQQEEFEALSEEKQKALQEKSEEISQRTLDTLRKIRDLEKALKEEIGKLEEEICRTAITPYLQDIKEKYGTTEVLCKWIDSLAEDIISNFNIFVAAAKDDSADIDFNRYTINVFVANDPEDGAPVIWETNPTYYNLTGKVEYESRQGYLYTDFHKIVSGAFQKANGGYLILDAEKVLLNFMSWEALKRALRTGEATIENLGEQYGAIPVSSLRPQPIPINVKVVMVGTPLLYALLQYYDPEFLKMFKIKADFDRDMPRTPEAEQQMAQFICGFVRREGKIPFSVEAVAEVIEWASRLAEHQNRITTEFNKIIEIIVEATAWAKSENVSLIEARHVYKAIEEKRFRTNLIQERIQRAYEEGVITIQTEGAVVGQINALSVIDLRDYMFGHPSRITSNVYMGQEGVVNIEREVKLTGPIHNKGLLILSSYLGRKYAQDMPLSLSARIAFEQTYGEIDGDSASSTELYCLLSALSGIPLRQDIAVTGSVDQFGNVQAIGGANEKIEGFFRYCKFRGLTGTQGVMIPAQNIIHLMLNQEVLDAVEEGQFHIWAVSSIDQGIEILTGKQAGIPDENGVYPEDSIHFLVKKQLESWMEKAAKLKKKYGVSSENEQNAKKE; from the coding sequence ATGTCAGTGAATAATATGTACAAATTGCCTCTAGAAAAGTTGAGAAAAAGAACTGATATTAGCGCTCTTTCCTTTAAGACAACGGAAGAGATAGAGTGTCTTGAAAAGTTTATTGGACAAGAACGGGCAGTACGAGCAATTTCCTTTGGCTTAGCTGTTGATAGCAAAGGATACAATATATTTGTTTTGGGAAATCCTGGAAGCGGTAGAACCACCTATTCTCTTGAACGTCTTCGCGAATCTGCCAAAGAAAAAGCAGCACCTGATGACTGGATTTATGTCTATAACTTTGATGATCCGAGTCGTCCTCTTGCGATCAATTTACCTGCAGGAAAAGGCAAAGAGATGGGCGCAGCCTTTAACGAGTTATTGGGAGAGCTCAAAGTAGCCATAAGCAAGGCTTTTGAAAAAAGCCAGTATGAAGATGCCAAAGCACAACTTGTTAAAAACTTTCAAGAGCAGGTTAATACGCTTATGGAAGATGTTCGGGCCTGGGCGACGGAGAAAGACTTTTCATTAAAAAGAACGCCACAGGGTTTTGTTAATATTCCTCTTATTGAGGAGACAAGCGAAGAAGGCGAAACGACGAAAAGAGAGTTGCAGCAAGAGGAATTTGAGGCGCTTTCTGAGGAAAAGCAGAAAGCGCTGCAAGAAAAATCTGAAGAAATATCTCAGAGAACACTTGATACTTTGAGAAAGATTCGAGATCTTGAAAAAGCTCTTAAGGAAGAGATAGGAAAGCTCGAAGAAGAAATTTGCCGAACAGCTATTACTCCATATCTTCAAGATATTAAAGAAAAATATGGAACAACAGAAGTGCTTTGCAAATGGATAGATTCGTTAGCAGAAGATATTATTAGTAACTTTAATATATTTGTAGCTGCGGCTAAGGATGATTCTGCCGATATCGATTTTAATCGATATACTATCAATGTCTTTGTTGCAAACGATCCAGAAGATGGAGCTCCTGTCATTTGGGAAACAAACCCCACTTATTACAATTTGACAGGAAAAGTGGAATATGAAAGTAGACAAGGATATCTTTATACAGATTTTCATAAGATAGTAAGCGGTGCTTTCCAAAAAGCTAATGGGGGGTACCTCATTCTTGATGCAGAAAAAGTGCTTTTAAACTTCATGTCATGGGAGGCTCTAAAACGGGCATTAAGAACGGGAGAGGCAACAATAGAAAATTTAGGTGAACAGTACGGAGCTATTCCGGTTTCTTCTCTCAGGCCCCAACCTATTCCTATCAATGTGAAGGTTGTTATGGTTGGAACACCCCTTCTATATGCTTTGTTGCAGTACTATGATCCAGAATTTCTTAAAATGTTCAAAATCAAGGCTGATTTTGACAGAGATATGCCTCGTACTCCTGAAGCGGAGCAACAGATGGCACAGTTTATTTGTGGTTTTGTTCGAAGAGAAGGGAAAATTCCGTTTTCTGTGGAGGCTGTAGCTGAAGTTATAGAGTGGGCAAGCCGTCTAGCCGAACATCAGAATCGAATAACTACGGAGTTTAATAAAATTATAGAAATTATTGTTGAGGCCACTGCGTGGGCCAAATCGGAAAATGTCAGTCTTATAGAAGCTCGCCATGTCTATAAAGCAATCGAAGAAAAAAGGTTCCGTACTAATCTTATTCAGGAGCGCATTCAGCGAGCATACGAAGAAGGAGTCATTACTATCCAGACAGAAGGAGCAGTGGTTGGACAGATCAACGCTCTTTCGGTCATAGATTTGCGAGACTATATGTTTGGTCACCCTTCCCGTATAACATCTAATGTCTATATGGGGCAAGAAGGAGTCGTCAACATAGAACGAGAAGTCAAGTTGACAGGCCCTATTCATAATAAGGGGCTTCTTATCCTTTCTAGTTATCTTGGAAGAAAGTATGCTCAGGATATGCCCCTTTCGCTTTCAGCACGAATTGCTTTTGAGCAAACGTATGGTGAAATTGATGGAGACAGTGCTTCTTCAACGGAACTTTATTGTTTACTATCTGCTCTTTCAGGCATTCCATTGCGCCAGGATATAGCTGTGACAGGGTCAGTAGATCAATTTGGTAATGTTCAGGCTATTGGCGGTGCTAACGAAAAGATTGAAGGATTTTTCCGCTATTGTAAGTTCCGAGGCCTGACAGGAACTCAAGGTGTTATGATCCCTGCACAAAATATTATTCATCTCATGCTTAATCAGGAAGTGCTGGATGCGGTGGAAGAAGGACAGTTCCATATTTGGGCAGTAAGTAGCATTGATCAGGGAATTGAAATTCTAACGGGGAAACAAGCTGGAATTCCAGATGAAAATGGTGTGTATCCCGAAGATAGCATTCATTTCCTTGTAAAAAAACAGCTTGAATCTTGGATGGAAAAAGCTGCAAAACTTAAGAAAAAATATGGTGTGTCTTCTGAAAATGAGCAAAATGCAAAAAAAGAATAA
- the nth gene encoding endonuclease III, which produces MSKMQKKNNVETLSRKDICDSLPNASHVAEVLDRLEECWNMEKDPPNLWHEEPLDGLILTLLSQNTNDKNRDRAYNNLKRIYPTWEGVAQAATEDIKESIRVAGLSDIKSKRMKDILEAVKASFGSYSIKALRDKSSEEARYFLSRLPGVGAKTIACVLLFDLSFPAFPVDTHIQRFSKRIGWAHERCKPEEIETMLEKVVPESRFLGGHVNIITHGRNICLARQPQCSHCAVRDLCMFAKNME; this is translated from the coding sequence ATGAGCAAAATGCAAAAAAAGAATAACGTTGAAACTTTGTCGAGAAAAGACATCTGTGACTCTCTTCCAAACGCATCACATGTTGCGGAGGTACTAGATCGTCTTGAAGAGTGTTGGAATATGGAGAAGGACCCTCCAAACCTTTGGCATGAGGAACCTCTTGACGGGTTGATCCTTACTCTTTTATCGCAGAATACAAATGATAAGAACAGAGATCGGGCGTATAACAATCTGAAAAGGATTTACCCTACATGGGAGGGTGTTGCTCAGGCAGCAACAGAGGATATAAAAGAATCCATTCGTGTAGCGGGATTATCTGACATCAAATCTAAACGAATGAAAGACATTCTTGAGGCTGTAAAGGCTTCTTTTGGCTCATATTCAATAAAGGCATTACGAGATAAAAGCTCTGAGGAGGCCAGATATTTTCTTTCTAGACTGCCTGGAGTGGGAGCTAAAACAATTGCATGTGTCTTACTCTTTGATTTGAGTTTTCCCGCTTTTCCTGTTGATACGCACATACAGCGCTTTTCAAAAAGAATTGGCTGGGCCCATGAACGATGTAAGCCAGAAGAAATTGAGACAATGCTTGAAAAAGTAGTTCCAGAAAGCCGGTTTTTAGGTGGGCATGTCAACATTATTACTCATGGCCGAAATATATGTCTTGCGAGACAACCTCAATGTTCTCATTGTGCTGTTCGTGATTTGTGCATGTTTGCTAAAAATATGGAATGA
- a CDS encoding YerC/YecD family TrpR-related protein: MVEKWKDQLTDQLCKALLSLNSVEEMYGFLEDVATIGEIRALAQRLEVARLLDGGYTYPQIAQQTGASTATISRVKKFLEYGADGYRIVLANLKKLEDDKAQED; encoded by the coding sequence ATGGTAGAAAAATGGAAGGATCAATTAACTGATCAGCTTTGCAAAGCTTTATTGTCGTTGAATTCAGTGGAAGAAATGTACGGTTTTCTTGAAGACGTAGCGACTATTGGGGAAATACGAGCTCTGGCACAGCGCCTAGAAGTTGCAAGATTGCTTGATGGAGGGTACACATATCCTCAGATTGCGCAACAAACAGGTGCTAGTACTGCAACAATAAGCAGGGTTAAGAAATTCCTTGAATACGGTGCTGACGGGTATAGAATCGTTTTAGCCAACCTCAAGAAATTAGAAGACGACAAAGCACAGGAAGATTAA
- a CDS encoding histidinol-phosphate transaminase has protein sequence MLTHINPKIRLDKNENPFQLPQSLKEEIFSVLTDVELNRYPDPGYSDIKKQLSYFTGFPTKSYILGNGGDEVLWLLFAAYVKPGAKVLTFSPSFSEYAHLCRVYGAEHITVPITFTEKDCFFNTELFLDTLRREKPVLVLIDTPNNPTGQTLPCLFLQEVIEQNIGITVIDEAYGEFANETFLESLQANNIPARTVILKTLSKAWGLAGIRFGYGICNSDVAHTLNTIKSPFNINQLTAAIVNIVLKYPGLIQERKKSIQDNRESFIRQCNMLPSIHAYSSDANFVLVHIHEEKKIIQSLFEENDIAIKFFKIPDMGGSWIRVSIGLSGEMDKVYSCLSQLSKRFE, from the coding sequence ATGTTAACACACATTAACCCCAAAATACGCCTTGATAAAAATGAAAATCCCTTTCAGCTTCCTCAATCTCTGAAAGAAGAAATTTTTTCTGTTCTTACAGATGTGGAGTTGAATAGATATCCAGACCCAGGGTATAGTGACATTAAAAAACAACTCAGCTACTTTACCGGTTTCCCTACAAAGAGTTACATTTTAGGTAACGGAGGAGATGAAGTTTTATGGTTGCTTTTTGCTGCATATGTTAAACCAGGGGCAAAAGTACTCACTTTCTCGCCATCTTTTTCGGAATACGCCCATTTATGCCGTGTTTATGGAGCTGAACACATTACTGTGCCCATAACATTTACTGAAAAGGATTGTTTTTTCAACACAGAACTCTTTCTAGATACTTTAAGAAGAGAAAAACCTGTTTTAGTTCTTATAGACACGCCCAACAACCCTACTGGACAGACATTGCCTTGCTTGTTCTTACAAGAGGTTATCGAACAAAACATAGGGATTACAGTTATAGATGAAGCCTATGGAGAGTTTGCTAATGAGACGTTCTTAGAATCTCTTCAAGCAAATAATATTCCTGCCCGCACAGTTATCCTCAAAACACTTTCTAAAGCGTGGGGACTAGCAGGAATTCGTTTTGGATATGGGATTTGTAACTCTGATGTAGCACATACTCTCAATACAATAAAAAGTCCCTTTAATATCAATCAGCTTACAGCAGCTATAGTTAATATAGTATTGAAATACCCAGGTTTGATTCAAGAACGTAAGAAATCAATTCAAGACAATCGTGAATCATTTATACGCCAATGTAATATGCTCCCCTCAATACATGCGTATTCAAGTGATGCAAATTTTGTATTAGTACATATTCATGAAGAGAAAAAAATTATTCAATCATTATTTGAAGAAAATGACATTGCAATCAAATTTTTTAAAATACCGGATATGGGAGGCAGTTGGATCAGAGTTTCAATTGGTCTCTCAGGTGAGATGGACAAGGTTTATAGTTGCCTTTCTCAACTATCAAAACGTTTCGAATAA
- a CDS encoding HD-GYP domain-containing protein — MKKIRKVPISELKDTEGIIIEDVLAKDMVLVSKGTELKRLFELKPGIEEDLKRHGIEWVRVKSITPSLESFSHVLPELLPPIRIINSRFAEVVFYQFAAFAQNIKNKRLRKEGITTFINMGASLVEEIYETSSITLSLTETDHEEKQLFSHLLNVALLSGYIAKQIFPYWRETAENAVITGLFHDIGKILYKDCESEECKMNHPILGESMLREAGVENENILYGVRAHHEKWDGSGHPDRIKNEKIPLLARIVAVANSFCSLEEESNTYSQRLSKVVMHVSSSYDPFIVRGIVSSLGLYPPGSFVELSNNKKAIVLSTGINNIFQPRICLIENEEIQDGIIDLNGNPSLYIRQVWDNIDKKPVAELSKKDIKIESATASHAGYIYKKYKG, encoded by the coding sequence ATGAAGAAAATAAGAAAAGTACCCATATCAGAACTTAAAGATACAGAAGGAATTATTATAGAAGATGTTTTGGCGAAAGACATGGTTCTTGTTTCTAAAGGAACGGAGTTAAAGCGTCTTTTTGAGTTGAAGCCTGGAATAGAAGAAGATTTAAAACGTCATGGAATTGAATGGGTCAGAGTAAAGAGTATTACGCCCTCACTGGAGTCTTTTTCTCATGTACTTCCTGAACTTTTGCCTCCAATTCGTATTATCAATTCTCGTTTTGCCGAAGTTGTCTTTTACCAATTCGCTGCTTTTGCACAAAACATAAAGAATAAACGTCTTAGAAAAGAAGGAATTACAACATTTATTAATATGGGGGCCTCTCTTGTTGAAGAAATATATGAAACATCATCTATAACGTTATCTTTGACAGAAACTGATCACGAGGAAAAACAGCTTTTTTCTCACTTACTCAATGTAGCATTGTTAAGTGGTTATATTGCCAAGCAAATTTTCCCATATTGGAGAGAAACGGCGGAAAATGCAGTTATTACAGGTTTATTTCACGATATTGGGAAGATCCTCTATAAAGATTGCGAATCTGAGGAATGTAAAATGAATCACCCTATTCTCGGAGAAAGTATGCTTCGAGAAGCTGGAGTGGAGAATGAGAATATTCTTTATGGAGTTCGGGCCCATCATGAAAAATGGGATGGTTCGGGGCATCCTGATAGAATAAAGAATGAAAAAATTCCGTTGCTCGCTCGGATTGTGGCTGTAGCCAATAGTTTTTGTTCTTTGGAAGAAGAAAGCAACACATACTCGCAACGATTATCGAAGGTAGTGATGCATGTTAGTTCTTCTTATGATCCCTTCATTGTAAGAGGAATTGTTTCTTCTTTAGGACTCTACCCGCCAGGAAGCTTTGTTGAGCTTTCAAATAACAAGAAAGCAATCGTTCTTTCGACAGGAATAAATAATATTTTTCAACCTCGTATTTGTCTTATTGAAAATGAAGAAATTCAAGACGGAATAATTGATTTAAATGGAAACCCGTCTCTTTATATACGTCAGGTGTGGGATAATATAGATAAGAAGCCAGTAGCGGAACTTTCAAAAAAGGATATAAAAATAGAAAGCGCAACGGCATCACATGCCGGATATATATATAAAAAATACAAAGGTTAA
- the efp gene encoding elongation factor P, whose product MSQVIDTTDFYSGIKMKWQEGIWEVVEYQHHKMGRGGAVIRTKLKNIENGSIVETTFRSGEKFERVIFDDKAAQFLYQEGDSYVFMDMESYDQLYIHKDVLGDVVNYLTDNLEVQLEYYEGRVMGVELPKSVELKVIDTPPGYKGDTVSSSGKPATLETGITITVPIFVNVGDTVVVDTRSGEYLERAKK is encoded by the coding sequence ATGAGTCAAGTTATTGACACCACTGATTTTTATTCCGGTATAAAAATGAAGTGGCAGGAGGGTATTTGGGAAGTAGTAGAATACCAACACCACAAAATGGGGCGTGGTGGCGCAGTAATTCGTACGAAGCTGAAGAATATAGAGAATGGATCTATTGTAGAAACAACTTTCCGTTCTGGCGAAAAATTTGAGCGAGTAATTTTCGATGATAAAGCTGCGCAGTTCCTTTATCAGGAGGGTGACAGTTACGTTTTTATGGATATGGAAAGCTACGACCAGCTCTATATTCATAAAGATGTTTTAGGTGATGTTGTTAACTACCTGACCGATAATTTAGAAGTTCAACTTGAATATTATGAAGGGCGCGTGATGGGGGTAGAACTTCCCAAGAGCGTAGAATTAAAAGTTATAGATACCCCTCCCGGTTATAAGGGGGACACTGTTTCCAGTAGTGGAAAACCAGCAACGTTAGAGACAGGCATTACTATTACCGTACCTATTTTTGTAAACGTAGGAGATACTGTAGTAGTTGATACTCGTTCGGGGGAATATCTCGAACGGGCTAAAAAATAA
- a CDS encoding CD1247 N-terminal domain-containing protein has translation MSAKEKIAYLKGLLAGLDIQDETTAKAFKSVTEALEALAEEVEEQADIIEEQQDLYEELADDFSLLDEDLDSLERSFAEYVGEDFDETDEDEEADFDETYESVACPKCGHIFYYQPEVYGEDESLQCPDCGETFAQPTEE, from the coding sequence ATGAGCGCAAAAGAAAAAATAGCATACCTGAAAGGCTTATTGGCAGGGCTTGACATTCAGGATGAAACGACAGCTAAAGCGTTTAAGTCTGTTACTGAAGCTTTAGAGGCTCTTGCAGAAGAAGTAGAGGAACAGGCTGATATCATAGAAGAGCAGCAGGACCTTTATGAGGAGCTTGCTGATGATTTTTCCCTTCTAGACGAAGATCTCGATTCTCTCGAGAGATCCTTTGCTGAATATGTAGGCGAAGATTTTGACGAAACAGACGAGGATGAAGAAGCTGATTTTGATGAAACATACGAGTCAGTTGCTTGCCCAAAATGCGGACACATTTTTTATTATCAGCCAGAAGTATACGGTGAAGACGAATCTCTTCAGTGTCCCGATTGTGGGGAAACCTTCGCTCAACCTACAGAAGAGTAA
- a CDS encoding Asp23/Gls24 family envelope stress response protein codes for MDDVREDLNLESQDQDFEMGEPVRDEQEVTEERSVQGNVHIAEDVITELARKTLTLVPGVQPASPGLVSKLGLVGRKAIDGIKVSVEENINPPQITVDVFVLVKYGLRIPDIAWDLQEAVKNNLEQYTGYTVKAVNVNVQGVFFHERSVQSVNADTDKNVVKEQVVSVTETGSETEADAESK; via the coding sequence ATGGATGACGTTCGTGAAGACCTGAACCTTGAATCTCAAGATCAGGATTTTGAGATGGGGGAGCCTGTGAGGGACGAACAGGAAGTAACAGAAGAGCGTTCTGTTCAGGGGAATGTTCACATAGCAGAAGATGTCATCACAGAGCTGGCCCGAAAAACATTGACTCTTGTCCCAGGAGTACAGCCGGCAAGTCCGGGACTTGTTTCTAAGTTAGGGTTGGTAGGCCGTAAGGCTATTGATGGGATCAAAGTTTCTGTAGAAGAAAATATTAATCCACCTCAAATTACTGTTGATGTTTTCGTTTTAGTGAAATATGGTTTGCGTATTCCAGATATAGCTTGGGATCTTCAAGAAGCTGTGAAGAATAATCTTGAGCAATATACCGGATATACAGTTAAAGCAGTAAATGTTAATGTGCAAGGAGTATTTTTTCATGAACGTTCTGTGCAGTCAGTAAACGCTGATACAGATAAGAATGTTGTGAAAGAACAGGTTGTGAGTGTAACTGAAACAGGATCTGAAACTGAAGCCGACGCAGAGTCTAAATAG
- the nusB gene encoding transcription antitermination factor NusB gives MLNKNILPQKRRRSREIALQVLYALDIRNCETVDQILDFYPEVDEDPDVASYATALVNGVWNSRFEIDTLIREYVVGWRPERMVAVDRAALRLAIYEGIINQMIPIPVAISEAVELAKAFGTEESGRFVNGVLGRIVRALSPSVKDEEDAGNNSPQTHS, from the coding sequence ATGTTGAATAAGAACATCCTTCCTCAAAAAAGACGTAGATCGAGGGAAATCGCTTTACAGGTTTTATACGCGTTAGATATACGTAATTGCGAAACAGTAGATCAGATTCTTGATTTTTATCCGGAGGTTGATGAAGATCCGGATGTGGCTTCTTATGCTACAGCTCTGGTCAATGGTGTGTGGAACTCTCGTTTTGAGATTGACACCCTTATTCGTGAGTATGTTGTAGGATGGAGACCGGAACGAATGGTTGCTGTAGACAGAGCAGCTCTCCGTCTTGCAATTTATGAAGGGATAATTAATCAAATGATTCCCATTCCTGTTGCTATTTCGGAAGCCGTTGAGCTTGCTAAAGCCTTTGGAACGGAAGAGTCAGGTCGTTTTGTTAATGGTGTACTTGGTAGAATCGTTCGAGCTCTTTCACCATCGGTAAAGGATGAAGAAGATGCAGGGAACAACTCTCCCCAGACTCACAGTTGA
- the xseA gene encoding exodeoxyribonuclease VII large subunit, with protein sequence MQGTTLPRLTVDEVTNRIQGLLFSDPVLQNLVVVGEIVEIKRHTSGHVYFTLTGDEGRLACVLFKSDAMRVPLWPRKGDEVLAEGRVGLYPPRGSYQLYVRRLTPLGVGAAARAREELRIRLEKEGLFDPRLKRKLPPFPQKVAVITSATGAAIRDVVKVSRNRFPQCSLIIVPCLVQGYDAPEEIFAAFSQIRTYGDIDAVMLVRGGGSRDDLTPFDDERVVRAIRMCPFPVVTGVGHEIDVTLSDYAADVSASTPSAAAERLFPDYRDLSRQVNHYSQSIIKACFQSIDKKNEHLIQIEQLLKTFSFKNIEITAKSLTERRRHMNLLMKSRFEEKKSALSSVAGALNALSPLSILSRGFISCTKEGGEVVTSVDQLELNERLTLSFIDGQSKVRVEKITKTGESE encoded by the coding sequence ATGCAGGGAACAACTCTCCCCAGACTCACAGTTGATGAGGTTACAAACCGTATTCAAGGATTACTTTTTTCAGATCCGGTACTTCAAAATCTTGTAGTTGTTGGTGAGATAGTCGAAATAAAGAGACATACAAGTGGGCATGTTTATTTTACTTTAACAGGCGATGAGGGACGTTTAGCCTGTGTCCTTTTCAAATCTGATGCTATGCGAGTTCCTCTGTGGCCTCGTAAAGGAGATGAAGTACTCGCCGAAGGGCGAGTTGGACTTTACCCTCCGCGAGGTTCATATCAGCTTTATGTTCGACGGTTGACGCCTTTAGGTGTTGGTGCAGCCGCACGAGCACGAGAGGAACTACGAATCAGACTTGAAAAAGAAGGACTGTTTGATCCCCGGTTAAAAAGAAAACTTCCACCTTTCCCTCAGAAAGTAGCAGTGATAACGTCAGCAACAGGGGCGGCTATAAGAGACGTTGTAAAGGTTTCCCGTAACAGGTTTCCTCAGTGTTCTCTTATAATTGTGCCTTGTTTAGTGCAAGGGTATGACGCCCCGGAGGAAATTTTTGCAGCTTTTTCGCAAATCCGTACATATGGTGATATTGATGCTGTAATGCTTGTTCGCGGAGGGGGAAGTCGCGATGATCTCACTCCTTTCGATGATGAGCGAGTCGTGAGAGCCATTCGTATGTGTCCCTTCCCGGTTGTAACTGGTGTAGGTCACGAAATTGATGTTACGCTAAGCGATTATGCAGCAGATGTTTCTGCTTCAACGCCCTCTGCTGCAGCAGAACGTCTCTTTCCTGATTATCGTGATTTATCTAGGCAAGTTAACCACTATTCGCAATCTATTATAAAAGCTTGTTTTCAAAGCATAGACAAAAAAAATGAACATTTGATCCAAATTGAACAACTTCTTAAAACGTTCTCTTTTAAAAATATAGAAATAACCGCCAAAAGTCTGACCGAAAGAAGACGACATATGAATCTTTTGATGAAGTCAAGATTTGAAGAAAAGAAAAGTGCTCTTTCCTCTGTCGCAGGAGCACTTAATGCACTTTCCCCTCTCTCAATTCTCTCTCGAGGATTTATTAGCTGTACCAAAGAAGGTGGGGAAGTAGTCACTTCTGTTGACCAACTAGAGTTAAATGAAAGGCTTACACTCTCTTTCATAGACGGACAGTCAAAAGTACGTGTTGAAAAAATTACAAAAACAGGGGAAAGTGAGTGA